In one bacterium genomic region, the following are encoded:
- a CDS encoding L-fucose/L-arabinose isomerase family protein produces the protein MKRPRVGILTFSDGRPHMHQELLPLTRQFQERLSARLSAAGWDVVAGRDIVWTTDLAQSEARYLAAQDVEAVVFNYGIWAFPHFSAIAAQFVPHPILLLSNVNPKYPGLVAMLAAAGSLDQIGAFHGRISGDIGDDTVCQQVLRFLRPAMAKNRLRGEVYGLIGGRSMGMYTAVPALDQWNREFGIDIEHIDQYEIVRRSEAVPDARADAGIAWLQRNGATIHYDGKRLTPDLLRRQLKSYLAVREILAEWRCSFCGIKGQPEMTNHFATMDVAEALLNDPYDWEGPHDPIVCATEADSDGALTMEIFKHIAGTPVLFADVRHYDAADDVWDLCNSGEHATYFAGRSFDPAVNLPRVHLYPADIYFPAGGASVMHIAAPGPVTLARLARRQGRYWLAIAPGDLVEFPPAVAEAKAAATTPVWPHAFARFRVPPNVFLSEYDSNHIHGVYGDYVEDLVWVAKMLGIDARVFA, from the coding sequence ATGAAACGTCCGAGAGTGGGGATCTTGACCTTTTCCGACGGTCGCCCCCATATGCACCAGGAGTTGCTGCCGCTGACCCGGCAGTTTCAGGAGCGCTTGAGCGCCCGGCTCAGCGCGGCCGGGTGGGACGTCGTCGCCGGCCGGGACATCGTGTGGACCACGGACCTCGCGCAGAGCGAGGCGCGCTACCTCGCGGCGCAGGACGTCGAAGCGGTCGTGTTCAACTACGGGATTTGGGCGTTTCCGCACTTCTCGGCGATCGCCGCGCAGTTCGTGCCGCATCCGATCCTGCTCCTCAGCAACGTGAACCCGAAGTACCCGGGCCTCGTTGCGATGTTGGCGGCGGCCGGCAGCCTGGACCAGATCGGCGCCTTCCACGGGCGGATCTCCGGCGACATCGGTGACGATACGGTCTGCCAGCAGGTGCTCCGTTTCCTGCGGCCGGCCATGGCGAAGAACCGGCTGCGGGGGGAAGTGTACGGCCTTATCGGCGGGCGATCGATGGGGATGTACACCGCGGTGCCCGCGCTCGACCAGTGGAACCGGGAGTTCGGGATCGACATCGAGCACATCGACCAGTACGAGATCGTCCGCCGTTCGGAGGCGGTGCCCGACGCCCGCGCGGACGCGGGGATTGCGTGGCTCCAGCGCAACGGGGCGACGATCCACTATGACGGCAAGCGGCTGACGCCCGATCTGCTGCGGCGTCAGCTCAAGAGTTACCTCGCGGTCCGTGAGATCCTGGCGGAGTGGCGGTGCAGCTTCTGCGGGATCAAGGGGCAGCCTGAGATGACGAATCACTTTGCCACGATGGATGTCGCCGAGGCACTCCTGAACGATCCATACGATTGGGAGGGGCCGCACGATCCGATCGTCTGCGCGACCGAGGCGGACAGCGACGGCGCGCTCACGATGGAGATCTTCAAGCACATCGCCGGCACCCCCGTGTTGTTCGCGGACGTGCGGCATTACGACGCCGCGGACGATGTATGGGACTTGTGCAACTCTGGAGAGCACGCGACCTACTTCGCGGGCCGGTCGTTCGACCCGGCCGTAAACCTCCCGCGCGTGCACCTCTACCCCGCGGACATCTACTTTCCCGCCGGCGGCGCATCGGTCATGCACATCGCCGCCCCCGGTCCCGTGACGCTGGCACGGCTGGCGCGCCGCCAGGGGCGATACTGGCTCGCAATCGCCCCGGGCGACCTGGTGGAGTTTCCGCCCGCCGTCGCCGAGGCGAAGGCGGCCGCGACGACCCCGGTGTGGCCGCACGCGTTCGCGAGGTTCCGCGTACCGCCCAACGTGTTCCTGTCCGAGTACGACAGCAACCACATCCACGGCGTGTACGGCGACTACGTCGAGGACCTGGTCTGGGTCGCCAAG
- a CDS encoding carbohydrate ABC transporter permease, which yields MNLRRLAAPAVAPAARSRQRAGRVLRRQSLLGLMYAAEIAAVIVAVAPIVWMVSTSLKPEGQILSAVPHWIPQTVTLENFQRVLARYAFLRWTFNSVVVALVATAVVVAIDAMAGYALARFAFPGRGLIYDTIISMLLVPIQVTVIPLFVIFAEWRMLDTFQALILPTTANVTGVFLMRQFFLSIPGELEEAARIDGASDLQVFSQVVLPLSRPAMAAVAALTFVSSWNNFLWPLIATSSDHARTLPVGIAQYMGAQAGTSGSAPAFGPPLASAVMATAPALLAFFLLQRYFTQGITTTGIKG from the coding sequence GTGAACCTCCGTCGACTCGCCGCACCCGCGGTCGCCCCCGCCGCGCGATCTCGACAGCGTGCGGGACGGGTGCTGCGCCGGCAGAGCCTCCTCGGCCTGATGTACGCGGCGGAGATCGCCGCGGTGATCGTCGCCGTCGCGCCGATCGTGTGGATGGTCTCCACCTCGCTGAAACCGGAAGGACAGATTCTGTCCGCGGTGCCCCACTGGATCCCGCAGACGGTCACGCTCGAGAACTTCCAGCGGGTGCTTGCCAGGTATGCGTTCCTGCGGTGGACGTTCAACAGCGTGGTGGTCGCGCTCGTCGCGACCGCGGTCGTCGTCGCGATCGACGCCATGGCCGGCTACGCGCTCGCCCGGTTTGCGTTCCCCGGCCGCGGCCTGATCTACGACACGATCATCTCGATGCTGCTCGTGCCGATCCAGGTGACGGTGATCCCGCTGTTCGTGATCTTCGCGGAGTGGCGCATGCTCGACACGTTCCAGGCGCTGATCCTGCCGACCACCGCGAACGTCACCGGCGTGTTCCTGATGAGGCAGTTCTTTCTGAGCATCCCCGGGGAGCTCGAGGAGGCCGCGCGGATCGACGGCGCGAGCGACCTGCAGGTGTTCTCGCAGGTCGTGCTGCCGCTCAGCCGTCCGGCGATGGCCGCGGTCGCCGCCCTCACGTTCGTCAGCTCCTGGAACAACTTCCTGTGGCCGCTGATCGCGACCAGCAGCGACCACGCGCGGACCCTGCCCGTGGGGATCGCACAGTACATGGGGGCGCAGGCCGGGACCAGCGGGTCGGCGCCGGCGTTCGGGCCGCCGCTGGCGTCGGCGGTGATGGCGACCGCTCCGGCGCTCCTCGCGTTCTTCCTCCTGCAGCGCTATTTCACGCAGGGGATCACGACGACCGGCATCAAGGGGTAG